TTGACAGCATCTGTCACCAGTTCATCTATCTTATTTAGGCCCTCAATGTTTACCAGCGGACCAATATCGGTATCATCCAAAGTGGGATCGCCAACACGGAGTTTTTCTGTATTTTGAACAAATTTTTCAATAAATTCTTTTGAAATGTTTTTTGTTACCAAGAATCGTTTTGATGCAATACAGCTCTGACCACAATTAATAAAACGACCTTTGACAGCTCCATTTGCGGCTTTTTCCACATCAGCATCATCACAAACTATGAAGGGATCACTGCCACCTAGTTCTAAAACACATTTTTTTAGCTGCGATGTTGCTCTCTGAGCTACCTTTGCTCCTATCGAGGTACTTCCCGTAAATGTTACTGCGTTGATGTCTGAATCAATCATCGGTTCTACAATACTAGAGTCACCAACTAAAGTTTGAAACACACCGTCAGGAAATCCCGCTTTTTTGAACAAATGTTCAATTTCAATTCCACATTGCATTGTTGCACTAGCTGGTTTGAGAACGATAGTATTTCCTGCCATCAAAGAAGGTGCAGCAAATCTTAGTGCTTGCCAATAAGGAAAGTTCCATGGCATTATACTTCCTATTATTCCAATTGGTTCAAATGACAAAAAGCTCTTTCTTGCATCGGTATTAACAATCTCAGGATTTAAGAAAATATCTCCATTGTCACCATAAAATTCCATGGCCCATGCACATTTTTCTACTTCAGAAAGTGCCTCCTTGATTGGCTTTCCCATTTCTCTGGTTGCAACACAAGCAAGTTCAGTTTTATTTTTTCTTAATTCATCAGCTAAAGTATGTACAAACGCAGATCTTTTTTTAATGTCTTTCTTCCATTCGTTAAACGCAGCTCTTGATTTTTTCACAGATTCATTGATCTTGTCTTTACTTATGATTTCATATTCAGCAATAACTTCTTCAGTGGTAGGATTGATTGTTTTTACTGTCATAACAAAACCAATACCCATTATTGTATTAGAATGTTACAATGATTTTCAATCTAATACAAAAAATTAACGCAGATTCAATACTTTAAATATTTTTCATTAGTATCAATACCGATGCAAAAGTTATCAACACGTGATGATAAAAACTTGGATTTTGAGACAGTGCTTGTATTACAAGGCGGCGGCTCTCTTGGTGCTTATGAATGCGGAGTTTACAAAACATTAGACAAACATGGAATAAAGTTCGATATAGTTGCAGGAACATCCATGGGCGGAATTAACGCTGCTATAATAGCTGGGTCTAAGAATGATGAGCCTATAAAAAACCTTGAAAATTTTTGGCTGAATCTAGCAGAAACTGCCACGCCGTCGTTTTTACCACAAAATAAACGAGCACAATTATCATCAATGTTTGTCTCCATGTGGGGAACTCCTAATGCATTTCAGCCCATATGGTTTATACCAAATCTATTCAATTTTCTGTATGGTAATAGCCCCTATCTTTATGATGTAGAGCCATTAAAAAAATCAATAAAAGATCGTGTTGATTTTGAGAAATTGAAAAATTCATCTAGCCCCAGACTCATCATTACATCCACAGATGTACAAAATGGAAAACCCTCCATATTTGATAGCAAGTATGACAAAATTAATGAGACTCATATTGTCGCAGGTTGTGGTTATCCTTTTTATGGTATTGCATGGACAAAAATAAGTGGTAGATATCTATGGGATGGATCTTTGTTGAGCAATACCCCATTAGCCGAAGTAATTAACGCATCACCAATAAATGATAAAAAGGTGTATGTGGTTGATCTATTTCCACATATCAAAGAAAACCTACCAAAAAATATGATGGAATCATGGCATAGAGCAAGAGACATCATGGATTCAGACAAGACAGAGCAAGCAATCAGAATGTCAAAAATCATTTCAAGATATCTTTCTTTGATAAAAAATATGCACGATTTTATAGAATCTTCTAATCTTAATGAAAAAGCAAAAAAAGAGTTTGAAGAAATAGAATCTGAATATGACAAATTAGCATGTCAACGTGGTACAATAATAAGAGAGATAATTCGCATAAAGCGACAGGAAGAAGAGGATTCTCACTTTCTCTTTGAGAATGCGGACTTTTCGCTTGCCACTATTAAACAACTAATAAGTGATGGCGCAAAAGACGCAGAAAAAGTTTTGTCAGCTAAATTATAGAAAAACCAGGATTATTGTAATCCGATTATCTTCATAATCTTATTTGCAAACTTGTCGATATCCACAGTTGGCTCTGCAGAAACTAACAAGACGTTTGAGTTTATTGGAAAACTTATCATTACTGCTTTTTGTCTGCGGGATGCAGAATATTTGACAGCGCCAAGACTATAATCAAAATCTTTCCTCATAGATACTCGTAATGCCAATTCCATGTACATTTTTTGTCTCTCTGCTTCATCCTCAAGTGGTGTTATTCCTTCTTTAAAACCACCTGCAACAAGCCGGCCCATCGAATTTATGCAACCTGCGAATCTGATTTCGTCATCTTGTAAAAGATTGTTACATTTTTGAGCAAATAACCAATATTCATCTGTTTTTTCTTTTTGTGTACTCATACCACCAATAACTCGTTATTATAACATAAAAACGCTCCTACTATTTTCAATTAGTTTTTTATATTATTTCATTATGATATTTCCAAATTAGCATATTTAAGAAAAAAAATTGTTGTTTCATAGGTTGTTAAACTAAAATAATACGCTTTTAATTTACGGGTATGATTACTGTAAACTGCAGGGAAGTAGAAGCCATAAAATCAGCACTTGCAGTTTATGTGTCTGATCAGATAGAAGCCATTCCGGCACTTAAATCTCATGAATTTATGTTAGCGCCAATAGATGATCAAGAAAAAATTGATGAAAGCCTAGTAGTAAAATCAATAAAAAATTTTTTAAATTCTATCGGTGAGGAAGAAAACTTTGCAGTCATAAATATGAATAATATAATTTCCATTGTATCAATAAATGGAAAAGTTTTAGAATCTGTAAACAATCAACCTACGGATCAATTTTTCTCATGTACACATTGTGGATACATAACAAGATATGAAACAGTCTACAAAAACCATGAAAAAATCCATTACCTAGTATAACCATATTTGAAGAAAAAGATGGTTTTAGGATTAGTAGATAGATTAACTAGTAAAAGAAAAACAAACACTTATGCTCACATATTCTGCAAAAAACACGGAACACAACAGTGCAGTTGTTCTTTATGAGATTCTAAATCATTGAGAAATTACATTATAAAACTTTGGTTGTGGAAAACCATTCATATATGAATGACTTTTTGATTGGATTTTAGCATGTTCTGTAGTTTGATGCATTTTTTCAAATTTTTCCTTACTTTCAAATTCAACTAACATCAAATGCTTACCATTATGTGATTCTAAAAGCCGCCTGCCAATGAATCCATCAAAGTTTGACAATATTTTGTTTGAGTCTCCAACCCAATTTTTAAATTCTGACTCCAAGCCTTTTTTTAGCTGGATTTCTGCAATCACAACAAACATAAAATTTTTCAATATTGTTTGATTTAATAATATTTCTCTGATTATCAATTTTGAAAAATACTCACTAATCAATTGTAAAATAGAGGTTCTAACAAACTCATTTCATAAATATAATCAACATAAAACAACTTTATCTGAATTAGAATAACACTAATTACTAGACGTGTAAACCATACTAATCATGAAAAATGAGAAACAGATTATTGCTGGTTCCATAGCAGCTGCCATCATAGTCATGGCAGTAGCAGTTTTTCCCTTCTGGAATTTAATCCCAAACAAGGTTACAGAGACAGTGAAAGTCGTATTAATAGATCAAACAGGCTGTACTGCTGAAACACATGACGGATTTGATGTAAAAATTGGCCCATGTAATGCAAAAGTGGGGGATAACATTACGGCATCATTTGATGGAAAAGTTAGAGATCGGGAAAAACCATTTACGCCCTAGTTTTGAAAGATTTTCTAGAGCAGTTTTAGATCTTTTGTAACTTTATCAACTTTATCCTCGGGAGCTGGACCTATGGAGATACATGTAACTGTTCCAGGAGCAATTTGAGTATGACCTGCATCTGTTACTTCTGACCAAGGAAGATCAAGAGATATTGCATGTCTTTTTACTTTCTCCAATTCATCAAGGCTGGTCACTTTAACAACAACTTTTTCTTGACCTGATAGTTCCCATTCCTTGTACCACTCAGGATGAGATTTCCTAACATGTTCTGCGCCTAAAACACACGCATGTCCAACCTGAGCAGCTATTTTTCCAGTACCCATGTTAAGATCCTTTCTTACTACAACGACTTGTTTAACCAAACCCATGCCATTTTTAAAACCAATTAGAGTATGTTAAACTTTTGAATTGAATTAAATAATTGAATCAAATTAAAAAAGCATGGATTATGATGTCATAGTTGCAGGTGGCAGTGTATCTGGTCTTCTTTGTGCAAGAGAAATAGCAAGTCGAGGTCATAGCGTTTTAGTCATAGAGGAGGATTCAGAGATTGGAACACCTGAGCATTGTGGGGGTCTAGTCAGCATAATGGGAATAGATGAGCTTGGAGTAGTACCCATGAGAGCAACTCTTGATAACAAGATAAGATCAGCCACAGTTTTTTCACCTGCAAAAAAGAGTTTTTCATTGGATGCAAGATCTCAAAAAGTCATAGTTTTAGATAGACGTGAATTTGACAAACAAATTGCACATCAAGCACAAACCAATGGTGCAGAAATCCGTGTTAGATCATCGTTAAGAGAGATTTTTGACGATGGAATCAAAACTTCAGAGGGCTCATTAAAATGTAAAATTGTGGTTGATGCGCGAGGAGTCTCTTCACTTATTCAAAAAGACAGAACAGGAATATTGCAATCTGCACAGTATGAAGTGTATGCAGATTGGATTGAAAAGGACAGAATCGAAGTATATTTTGATCAAGAAAAATTCCCTGGTTTTTTTGCATGGATTATTCCTACCAGAAGAGATGAAGCCAAGGTAGGAGTGGCAGGAAAAGGCATCAATGCTGCTGTCGCTCTTGAGAGTTTTCTCAAAGAGAAAGGAAAACATTCAACGATAAGAAAGATCTATGCTCCAATTTGGATAAAAGGACCTATACAGAATTTTGTGTCAAAAAATATTATAACCATTGGGGATGCCGCTGGCCAATCAAAGCCTACCACTGCAGGAGGTATTTATTCATGCGGTCTTGGAGGTATATTTGCTGGAAGATCCATTTCTAAATTTTTAGAGTCTGGAAAATCATCTGATCTTCTTGAATATCAAAAAACATGGACTGATAAATTTGGTCAAGAGTTTGAACATATGCTTCTTGCACGAGGTCTTCTTGAAAGACTAGACAACAAATCAATTAACAAAATGTTTGAGTCCATAACACCAGAGATTGTAGAAGAAATATCAAAAGAAGGATCCTTTGATTTTCATACGATCTCACTTGCAAAGCTATTGGGTGTAAAAGGTTCAGTTAAGGCAGTACAGGCAATTTTAGGAAGCGAGTTTAGAAGACTTTTAACATGAGAAGAAATGCAAATGATAAGCAAGGTATAAATTCGGTTTTTTATGAGCTGTCAACATGTCATCATCTATTGCATTACCAGTATGCAGCTCATGTCATAGACCTATCATGCCTAATGATAAATGTGTCAAATTCAACTGCCCTAGCTGTGGTACAATACTAGTTTGGAGATGTGAGAGCTGTAGAGAATCTGCTAAAACCTATAAATGCAAATCCTGCAACTTTGATGGACCATAGAAAAATGGCACGTCTTTTACTTCGAGCAAAAATTCTTCCAACAGGTACAGAAACAGATCTAGATGGAGTTGCAAAAAACATCGCATCTACATTGAAAGATGGAATACAGCTTTCAAAATACACAAAAGAGCCATTAGCTTTTGGTCTCTACTTTATTAGCGCAGAATTTTCATTAGAAGATAAGGATGGGCAGATGGACTCACTTGAAAACACGGTCAGGGCAATAGAAGGAGTAGGAGAGTTTGAAGTCCTTGGAGCAAGTAGGGCATCTGTAGATGTAAAGTAGGTGTTTTTTTGGTACGTAAAGACGAACCACTTCAAATGCGTGTTGGCGAAGCAAAACAAAGAGATGTAGGAAAAAGACGAGCTCGTATAGAACCGGAAGCTATGGAATATTTACGGGTAGAACCTGGCGACATGGTAGAAATTGTTGGTAAAAGATCAAGTTGTGCAATAGTGTGGCCAACTGATGACGATAACAAAGCTCCAGACATGATTAGAATTGACGGTCAAACAAGAAAGAATGTAGGTATTGGAATTAATGATCTTGTTAATGTGAAAAAGATTGTAGCAAAACCTGCAAAAAGCGTGGTGCTCATGCCAGTAAATGGAAATGTTACAGTTGACAAGGAATTTACTGATTTTGTAAAAAACAGACTCAAAGGTCTACCACTTTCTGAAGGTGATGAAATTTCTGTAATGATTCTTGGTAACTCGATGGATTTTAAGATTCATAAAATATCACCAAAGACAGTTGTTAAGATAGAGCGTGCCACAATTCTTACAATTCTAACTGAGACATCAATTGATAAGAAATTACGAGTAACATATGAAGAGATAGGAGGATTAAAGACACAGACAAAAAGGATGAGAGAAATTGTTGAACTGCCATTACGACATCCCGAAGTGTTCCAAACATTTGGAATAGAACCACATAGCGGAATTTTGTTATACGGTCCACCAGGATGTGGAAAGACTTTGATTGCCAAAGTACTTGCTAGTGAATCAGAGGCAAATTTTTTCTCCATAAACGGACCTGAAATAATGAACAAGTATTATGGAGAAACAGAAGCACGACTCCGTGACATATTCAAAGAAGCAAAAGAAAATTCTCCAAGTGTAATATTTATTGATGAAATTGATGCTATTGCTCCAAAAAGAGAAGAAGCATATGGCGATGTAGAAAAAAGAGTGGTTGCACAGCTTTTAGCTTTAATGGACGGACTTACAGATAGAGGAAATGTCATTGTACTTGGTGCAACAAATAGACCAGAGAGTGTAGATCCAGCACTAAGAAGACCTGGAAGATTCGATAGAGAGATTGAAATTTCCGTACCAAATGTAGATGGAAGATTAGAGATACTTCACATTCACACTAGAGGAATGCCGCTTGATGAAGATGTAGATTTGAAAATACTTTCAGCAGAACTACACGGCTACACTGGAGCAGATATCAAATCATTATGTAGAGAAGCTGCAATGAAAGCACTTAGAAATTATTTACCAGAGATAGATATGGAGACAGAAAAAATTTCTGCCGAAATTTTACAATCAATGAGAATTCGTTTGCAAGACTTTTACGATGCAATGCATGAAATTGTGCCTACTGCCATGAGGGAATTCTATGTAGAAAGTCCAAAGATTTGGTGGAAAGATGTAGGCGGATTAGATGATGCAAAAAGAACATTACATGACAACTTGATTATGGCAATAAAAGAACCAACAAAATTCCAAAAAATGGGAATCAAACCTCCAAAGGGCGCATTACTTTATGGCCCACCAGGATGTGGAAAAACGCTTCTAGCAAGATCACTTGCAACTGAAGGTGGAGCTAACATGATCCTCGTGAGAGGTCCAGAAATTTTATCAAAATGGGTAGGAGAATCTGAAAAAGCAATTAGAGAGATATTCAGAAAAGCAAAAGCATCATCTCCATGTATTGTAATTTTTGATGAGCTTGATTCTTTTGCTAGAGCGAAATCTATGGAAGATGGCGGTGTCGGAGAGAGGCTTTTGAGTCAGCTTTTAACAGAGATGGAAGATGGTGGAGCATCCAGAGTTATTGTGCTTGGCATTTCAAACAGACCTGATTTGATAGATACCTCGCTTTTAAGACCTGGAAGATTAGATTTGATCTTGTTCATACCAGCTCCAGATGAAAAAGGTAGATTAGAGATAATCAAAATACTAACACGTACCATGCCTCTTTCTGGAGACGTAGATTTGAAAGAAATTGCTGTAGCAACAAAGAATTATAGTGGTGCAGACCTTGTTGCAATATGTAGAGAAGCTGCAGTACATGCAATGCAAAATGATTCTGCTAAGATAGGGAGCACAGATTTTGCGTCAGCATTAAAGCTTGTCAAACCTTCCATAACAAAAAGTGTAGATGAATGGTATGGTTCAATAAAAGAGAATATATCATACGCCATACCAAAACCAATCGATAAAACATTTTACGGTTAGAATATGACAATACCATTCAAAAATAAATTATATGAAATGATAAAGGAATCTGGATCCTTAACAGATTCGGAACTTTCAAAGTTGTTAATCAAGGGAGGAATTTCAATTCCAGAGGATGAATTCAATAAGACATTACTCAGTTTGGAAATTTATGGACTAGTCAAGGTAAGTTGGCTCACAAAAGAACAACGTCGAATAGAAATAGTAGAGAAAGAAAACGAGGTAGATGAAGTAGAGCAACAAAGTAGAGAAAAGTTAGAACGTGATTATGAAGCTGGATTTCCCGGTGTTGACCAAGAACAAGAGATCCCAGAAGAAGTATGAAATAATTTTACTAAATTTTAAAATAAATTATTTTATTTAAAAACTGGAAAGTGAAATGCTGCATCCAGTGCTATTCCAACAAATATTATTGTAAGATAAGGTGCAGTAACCTTGTATGCTTTCCAAGCAAACTCTGAAGTTGGTGTTTTCGTAAGTTTGTAATGATACACTAGCATCAGACCACCAGATATTGCAGCTATTACAAGATACACATAGCCTAGTCCAAATGCAACTAGTGCTAGAGAGTATGGTAACAAGATGGCAGTATTTACCAAAATATACTTTGATGTTCTTTGCATTCCAATTAAAACAGGAAGCATTGGAACCTTGGCTTCGGCATAATCATCTTTTATTTTCATTGCAAGACACCAAAAGTGGGACGGTGTCCAGACAAATACCAAAACTCCCACAAGAGCTCCTAGCATATCCATAGAACCAGTTGCGGCAGACCAACCTGCCATAGATGCTGCACTTCCCGCAAATCCACCGATGACAATATTTGAAGAATTTCTTCTCTTAAGCCATACAGTATAAACAATCACATAGAAAAATATTCCAAGTGCGATGAAAAATGTAGAAAGAGGGTTTAGAGTAAACCATGCAAAGATTACTGAAATTGAACTAACTATCAATCCATACAGCAAGACATTTTTTGCAGACATTCTTCCAGAAGGAATCGGTCTTGTGCTAGTTCGTTTCATCAAGGGATCAATGTCTTTATCATAATAGTGATTTAGGGCACTAGAGCCAGCAGAAGAAAGCGATCCAGCTATAATAATATACAAAAGACCCCAATAGTTTAGTGTAGGCCCTATCAATTTACTAGCAGCATACATTGATGTTATTGCCGTAATTACAAGGAGAATAATGATACGAGGTTTAGATATTTCCAGTACTTCTTTTAATCCCAATGTCTCTGTTAGCGGTTTTGCTGGGAATTTAATTTCTTCGAAGTTTGTCAATAGATACTCAAAAGGATTAATTATCTCACTAATTTGAAGTACCACAAATGAGTGACTGGGACCTAATGATGCCTGGCATGGGCCTCACTGCCATAGGCCTTGCCGGAGTTTTCTTGTCTTATCTTGGGATCGCAAACACATTCCTTACTGGAATGCAGGCGCTTTCAGGACTTACGATGTTCATTGGGCTGGTATTTTTATCAGCTGGAATCCTAAGTGGCGGAGTATCAACAAGCAATCGTGCTAAAGCGACAACTTTGGTTATTTTTGGCATATCTGGTTCCGTTGGCGCATTTGCCCTAAGTCAGAATACCAATGTTACATCATTACCAAGATTTGTCGGAGTTTTACTTATCATAATCATACCTACAGTTGTCATAGCATTTACTGCAATGAGGATGTCACAATACCTTAAACCAATATCTGTGATATTTTTATTGGCCATGGGAGTAGGAATTGTTTCATACAGCGCATTAGGATTCATAGGGCCTGGAGCTCAATTTTCATTACAACCAACCACGGTACAAACTGAGACAGTAACAAATGCTGCGCCCGCTTCAAACGTACCCATAGTACCAGTAGAGATACTTGTGAATGCATCAATCAAAGGCAATCCTAACTATAAACCTGATATCGTTACAGCGGAAAAAGGAAACATAATTGAATGGACAAATAATGACAATGTTCCACATACAGTAACAAGTGCATCTGATGCAGGTGCAACATTTGATTCAAGTTTAATAACAAAGGGAGGAGGAACGTATCAACTTGATACCTCAAAATTAAATGGAACGGAATATGATTACATGTGCACCATACATCCCTTTATGACTGGCAAGATAACGATCACTGCATCACAAAAACCAATTATTGCAAATGTAACAATTTCTACCGGTGCATCAACACAAAGTGCTGGACAGAAATATTTTGATCCAGCGCAGATTTCAGCAAAGGTTGGTACCACAGTAGTTTGGACAAACAAAGATTCAGCATCACACACTGTAACAAGTGGAACCCCAAGTGCAGGTCCATCAGGAACATTTGACTCTGGATTAATAAAAGCTGGCAACACATTTCAATACAAATTTAGTTCTGCAGGTACAACAGAATATTACTGCACAATACATCCTTGGATGATGGGAAAAGTTACAGCAGGATAAACTTGCAAAAAAGCTTGGAGCTTTTACAAAATCATATAGAACTTCTTACCAATCATGCAAAAAAAAATATTCCAAATGAATCATGCGCAATTTTATTTGGCAAAATTGAAAATGAAACCTTTGATGTAAAAGATGTTTTTTTGACAAAAAATGTAGAAAATTCACCAGTCAACTTTTCAATATCTAATGATGAATTACTAGAAGCTTACAATGAAGCAGAAAAAAGAAAACTAGAAGTAATTGGAATTTTCCATTCTCATCCAGACTCTATGGCATATCCATCTTTAACAGACAAGAGATACATGGCAATAAATCCGGTTCCATGGGTCATATTCTCCAACAAAAATAAGGAGTTCAAGGCATATATTTTTGAATCAGAAATTGTATCCATACCATTAGAAATAAAGTAGAATTATTTGTGAATGATTTTTTTGTGCCTTTCCAAGTGTTCTTTATCGAAAAATGTAGCATCGCATTCTTTGCATTTGAGTTGAGTTTTAAAGCCCCACAATCACTAGTATATACGATCAGGTTGCGTAAAAGGATACCTAATAGTTTAGAGTCTAAAAGTTACCATCATACCATCAGATACATTTTTTAGAAATTTCTTATCAGTATTCTTGATTTTTCCTATTACATTTACAGGTGAATATGGTTTGATCTCGTCTTTTTTGCCTATGGTGGTGGGCCCAAAAAAAAGACATATTGCTTTTCCTGAGGGCCAATATGCTACATCCATTAAATCTACCAAGGGTTTTGCATTCTCTGCACCTACCACAATAGGAGTTTCATTAGTGTAGAGTTCCTCTCCCCAAGACTGTATTTCCACATCAAGTGGCAGACATTTAAGAAAAGAAGATACTGTTTCTGGGGCTAGTTCGTCATCTATTTCTAAATCTATGGTCTTTATTTTCGGAATATTCAGTGTAACCTTATGGATCAACAGCCGATCTTGTGTGATTTAGATTAAATATCCCTTCTCAGAATTGTCAAAATATGGACATTCACGTATACGATACATATGTAGAGGCCAAGGACGGCCACACCATGCACTTTGATGTTATTACAGATGTCAAAGACCACAAAAAGGCCATAGAGTATGCAAAGCAATGGCTAAAATCAGTTGGAGAGTCAGATGCAGCTGTTTCAACAGAAGAATGCCAATTTTGCCACACTCAAGGAGCTCCAGAACCAATAGCAGAACAAATCCGTAAAAATGGATATTTCATCCAAAAGATGGAAGGCTGCCCATAATTCTTTTTTAATTTTTTAACTTTTTCTGACAAAGTCTTTTTAGAACAGTCACATAAGTGAGAAACATGGACAAACCTAAAGTCACGTACAATAGATTAACCGTAGAAGGAGAGATACGAACTCAATGGATATGTGGTTGCTTTGAGACATTGGATGGATTCTTCAAATTCTGTCCGGATCACAACAATGCCATGAGAAAATCAATCGAGGCCCAAATAGATGAGCTTGACATGACACTTGTTGTTGATGACAAAAAATAAGATTAATCTACAGAATAAAAATACCAACAAACGCAGATACGAAAACTATCGCCACAGTGTTTAACAATTTAATGACAGTGTTTAGTGCAGGTCCTGCAGTATCCTTGTAAGGGTCTCCAATTATATCACCAACTATTGCGATCTTGTGTTCTTCGGTTCCTTTTTGTT
This genomic stretch from Nitrosopumilaceae archaeon harbors:
- a CDS encoding plastocyanin/azurin family copper-binding protein encodes the protein MSDWDLMMPGMGLTAIGLAGVFLSYLGIANTFLTGMQALSGLTMFIGLVFLSAGILSGGVSTSNRAKATTLVIFGISGSVGAFALSQNTNVTSLPRFVGVLLIIIIPTVVIAFTAMRMSQYLKPISVIFLLAMGVGIVSYSALGFIGPGAQFSLQPTTVQTETVTNAAPASNVPIVPVEILVNASIKGNPNYKPDIVTAEKGNIIEWTNNDNVPHTVTSASDAGATFDSSLITKGGGTYQLDTSKLNGTEYDYMCTIHPFMTGKITITASQKPIIANVTISTGASTQSAGQKYFDPAQISAKVGTTVVWTNKDSASHTVTSGTPSAGPSGTFDSGLIKAGNTFQYKFSSAGTTEYYCTIHPWMMGKVTAG
- a CDS encoding M67 family metallopeptidase is translated as MQKSLELLQNHIELLTNHAKKNIPNESCAILFGKIENETFDVKDVFLTKNVENSPVNFSISNDELLEAYNEAEKRKLEVIGIFHSHPDSMAYPSLTDKRYMAINPVPWVIFSNKNKEFKAYIFESEIVSIPLEIK
- a CDS encoding cyclophilin-like family protein, whose product is MIHKVTLNIPKIKTIDLEIDDELAPETVSSFLKCLPLDVEIQSWGEELYTNETPIVVGAENAKPLVDLMDVAYWPSGKAICLFFGPTTIGKKDEIKPYSPVNVIGKIKNTDKKFLKNVSDGMMVTFRL
- a CDS encoding DUF2024 family protein, with the protein product MDIHVYDTYVEAKDGHTMHFDVITDVKDHKKAIEYAKQWLKSVGESDAAVSTEECQFCHTQGAPEPIAEQIRKNGYFIQKMEGCP